The following proteins are encoded in a genomic region of Mycolicibacterium confluentis:
- a CDS encoding SDR family NAD(P)-dependent oxidoreductase: protein MTARATYDFTGTTALVTGGTSGIGHSIATKLRDAGATVTTTGRKPQAADYGVDLDGITYHQLELTDRAGIQELAAGFSTLDILVNNAGAIFAGGLDESTPDGFRATVDLNLFGPFELTTALYAALAKSAAPGGASVVGLSSLSTVRAVPMVPAYGAAKSGVLAMTRNFAMKWGPDKIRVNAVTAGFIDTPMTSPELVPDYIAEQCARTPLGRLGTPDEVAEAVIFLCTENSAFITGSVVTIDGGYCVS, encoded by the coding sequence ATGACCGCACGCGCAACCTACGACTTCACGGGGACGACAGCCCTGGTCACCGGCGGCACCAGTGGCATAGGCCATTCCATCGCGACCAAGCTGCGCGATGCGGGTGCCACCGTGACCACCACGGGGCGCAAGCCCCAGGCCGCAGACTACGGAGTCGACCTCGACGGCATCACCTACCACCAACTCGAGCTCACTGACCGGGCCGGAATCCAAGAACTGGCAGCCGGATTCAGCACCCTCGACATCCTTGTGAACAACGCTGGCGCGATCTTCGCAGGCGGCCTAGACGAGTCGACGCCCGACGGCTTCCGGGCCACCGTGGACCTCAACCTGTTCGGGCCGTTCGAACTCACCACGGCCCTCTACGCCGCGCTGGCCAAGTCTGCGGCACCCGGCGGCGCCAGCGTCGTCGGACTCTCCTCGCTGTCCACCGTGCGGGCCGTCCCGATGGTGCCCGCCTACGGTGCCGCGAAGTCTGGAGTTCTCGCAATGACGCGGAACTTCGCGATGAAGTGGGGCCCCGACAAGATCCGGGTCAACGCCGTCACCGCCGGCTTCATCGACACCCCGATGACCTCGCCGGAACTGGTCCCGGACTACATCGCCGAACAGTGCGCGCGGACCCCCCTGGGGCGCCTCGGCACACCCGACGAGGTCGCCGAGGCTGTCATCTTCCTGTGCACCGAGAACAGTGCCTTCATCACCGGATCCGTCGTCACCATCGACGGCGGTTACTGCGTCAGCTGA
- a CDS encoding cytochrome c oxidase subunit 3: MWVMVLGDLIIFAGYFVVFMIYRAMNPGEFLQAQQHLAINLGVLNTVILLTSSWFVARAVLATRGGQHAQAVRLIYAGGFLGLLFMIVKGYEWYAKIAAGHTNAETFYSFYYVITGVHLVHVLIGLIVLGALVRELHNPSRRRASMVESGAIYWHMVDLLWVLIFALLYVMR, translated from the coding sequence ATGTGGGTGATGGTCCTCGGTGACCTGATCATCTTCGCCGGGTACTTCGTCGTCTTCATGATCTACCGCGCGATGAATCCCGGCGAATTCCTGCAGGCGCAGCAGCATCTCGCGATCAACCTCGGCGTGCTCAACACCGTGATCCTGCTGACCAGTTCATGGTTCGTCGCCCGGGCCGTACTCGCGACCCGCGGCGGCCAACACGCGCAGGCGGTGCGGTTGATCTACGCCGGAGGGTTCCTCGGCCTGCTGTTCATGATCGTCAAGGGCTACGAGTGGTACGCCAAGATCGCTGCCGGCCACACCAACGCCGAGACGTTCTACTCGTTCTACTACGTGATCACCGGCGTGCATCTGGTGCATGTGTTGATCGGGCTCATCGTGCTGGGTGCCCTGGTGCGTGAACTCCACAACCCCTCGCGCCGTCGAGCATCCATGGTGGAGTCCGGCGCAATCTACTGGCACATGGTCGATCTGCTCTGGGTGCTGATCTTCGCCCTGCTGTATGTGATGAGGTGA
- a CDS encoding aromatic ring-hydroxylating oxygenase subunit alpha → MTAESVLPRPDTHDLGTDPIPTGPYYEPEYFEAEREAIFKRTWLEIGHVCELPTPNSYIVRDLEVANTTVLITRGKDGVIRAFHNVCTHRATQLVLDRGGQRSSFSCQYHGWNFTPDGRLRSAPDFGNFYVDKTQCGLPKISVDVCAGLIFINLDPEPKQSLREFLGPMAAKLELLPVAQATTFTEYVYEIDANWKLTFDNFQENYHLRFIHPRSGGNGPTGPDNPFGYPTDIGFSGPHRFQTVWTNPEFTPAEVQGIALMKQLEGALARQLEFNMDYLVLFPNFFIFGMAIQHFSHVVYPVSPTKSRGVVRLYWVGDDVNASERFAREYAACTTLDIHSEDREVIEAGQRGISSGALSHIHFQAQEVLLRHLYLEVDAAVSSYRAEQVRR, encoded by the coding sequence ATGACCGCAGAATCCGTCCTGCCCCGCCCGGACACCCACGACTTGGGCACCGACCCGATCCCCACGGGCCCGTATTACGAGCCCGAGTACTTCGAGGCCGAACGTGAGGCCATCTTCAAACGGACGTGGCTCGAGATCGGGCACGTCTGCGAACTGCCGACGCCCAACAGCTACATCGTGCGCGACCTCGAGGTCGCCAACACCACGGTATTGATCACCCGCGGCAAGGACGGTGTCATCCGCGCGTTCCACAACGTGTGCACGCACCGCGCCACCCAGCTGGTACTCGACCGCGGTGGGCAGCGTTCGTCCTTCAGTTGCCAGTACCACGGCTGGAACTTCACCCCCGACGGTCGGTTGCGGTCGGCACCGGACTTCGGGAACTTCTACGTCGACAAGACCCAGTGCGGGTTGCCCAAGATCTCGGTCGATGTGTGCGCCGGGTTGATCTTCATCAACCTGGACCCGGAGCCGAAGCAGAGTCTGCGCGAGTTCCTCGGGCCGATGGCCGCCAAGCTGGAGCTGTTGCCCGTCGCTCAGGCCACGACGTTCACCGAGTATGTCTACGAGATCGACGCGAACTGGAAACTGACGTTCGACAACTTCCAGGAGAACTATCACCTGCGGTTCATCCATCCCCGCAGCGGCGGCAACGGCCCAACCGGGCCAGACAACCCGTTCGGTTACCCCACCGACATCGGGTTCTCGGGGCCGCATCGATTCCAAACCGTCTGGACCAACCCGGAATTCACGCCCGCCGAGGTTCAGGGAATAGCTCTGATGAAGCAACTCGAGGGTGCGCTGGCCAGGCAGCTCGAGTTCAACATGGACTACCTCGTGCTGTTCCCGAACTTCTTCATCTTCGGGATGGCCATCCAACACTTCTCGCACGTCGTCTACCCGGTCTCGCCGACGAAATCCCGTGGCGTGGTGCGGCTGTACTGGGTCGGCGACGACGTGAACGCCAGCGAGCGCTTCGCCCGCGAGTACGCGGCCTGCACGACGCTGGACATTCACTCCGAGGACCGTGAGGTCATCGAGGCCGGCCAGCGCGGCATCAGCAGCGGTGCACTGAGCCACATCCACTTCCAGGCGCAGGAGGTCCTGTTGCGACATCTCTACCTCGAAGTCGATGCGGCGGTGTCGTCCTACCGGGCCGAGCAGGTGCGCCGATGA
- a CDS encoding cytochrome P450, which produces MSELYYDPWHVDIDLDPYPTYRRLRDEQPLYYNERHDFWGLSRYADVDAALRDPQRLSSAKGDILEVVKTDPVMPPGVFINEDPPLHTMHRALVARAFMPKKMRALEDKVRAFCVACLDPLVGGASFDFVQDLGAELPMRTIGMLVGIPDADQPSVRAQAHAVLRNKPGEPLPVKKDHYFDGDMFTEYVAWRKKNPSDDLITELLNVEFEDQTGATRTLRTDELLIFLAVIAGAGVETTGRLFGWMGKVLAEHPDQRQELVDDPSRIPVAIEELLRYEPPGPHVARFVAEADVEFHGQTVPAGSALLLMLASANRDERHFESPDSFDIHRKPGGHLTFGRGAHFCLGAPLARLEGRIALEEVLKRFPKWEIDMAGARRSRTSTVRGWDTMPAILG; this is translated from the coding sequence TTGAGCGAGCTCTATTACGACCCATGGCATGTCGATATCGACCTCGACCCCTACCCGACCTACCGCCGACTGCGGGACGAGCAACCGCTGTACTACAACGAGCGCCACGATTTCTGGGGCCTGAGTCGATATGCCGACGTCGATGCTGCACTGCGTGATCCGCAACGCCTCAGCTCGGCCAAGGGGGACATCCTCGAAGTGGTCAAGACCGACCCCGTGATGCCGCCTGGTGTCTTCATCAACGAAGACCCCCCACTGCACACCATGCACCGGGCGTTGGTCGCACGGGCATTCATGCCCAAGAAGATGCGGGCGCTGGAGGATAAGGTCCGCGCGTTCTGTGTGGCCTGCCTCGACCCGCTGGTCGGCGGAGCGTCCTTCGACTTCGTCCAAGATCTCGGCGCGGAGTTGCCGATGCGCACCATCGGCATGCTCGTCGGAATCCCCGATGCAGACCAGCCGTCGGTGCGGGCCCAGGCGCACGCCGTGCTGCGCAACAAACCCGGCGAACCGCTGCCGGTGAAAAAGGACCACTACTTCGACGGTGACATGTTCACCGAGTACGTCGCGTGGCGGAAGAAGAACCCCTCCGACGACCTGATCACCGAGCTGCTTAATGTCGAGTTCGAAGACCAGACAGGTGCCACCCGCACCCTTCGCACCGATGAGCTGCTGATCTTTCTGGCCGTCATCGCCGGCGCCGGTGTCGAAACAACGGGCAGGCTCTTCGGCTGGATGGGCAAGGTGCTGGCCGAGCATCCCGATCAGCGTCAGGAACTCGTCGATGATCCGTCGCGCATCCCGGTCGCAATCGAAGAGCTGCTGCGCTACGAGCCCCCCGGCCCGCACGTCGCCCGCTTCGTCGCCGAGGCCGACGTCGAGTTCCACGGTCAGACCGTGCCCGCCGGCAGTGCCCTCCTGCTGATGCTGGCGTCGGCCAATCGTGACGAGCGGCACTTCGAATCGCCCGATTCATTCGACATCCATCGGAAACCCGGGGGCCACTTGACCTTCGGCCGCGGTGCGCACTTCTGCCTGGGTGCGCCGCTCGCGCGTCTCGAAGGGCGGATTGCGCTGGAGGAAGTGCTCAAACGCTTCCCGAAATGGGAGATCGACATGGCCGGGGCACGGCGGTCACGCACATCGACGGTGCGCGGCTGGGACACTATGCCGGCAATCCTCGGCTGA
- a CDS encoding DUF5313 domain-containing protein: MAAAKPNLWQYIAYSYGKRLPDSMREWVAKDITGDGAVRRHVIRMAIPPLFVLAPFWLLPASLYVHIEMTVPIYIWALLMALALNKVWRRHRLAQHGLDPRLIDAVNRQKQARLHDDYARRYGPRPEEAKWQSNSTPF; encoded by the coding sequence ATGGCCGCGGCCAAACCCAACCTCTGGCAGTACATCGCCTATTCGTATGGGAAGCGCCTTCCCGACAGCATGCGCGAGTGGGTCGCCAAGGACATCACCGGTGACGGTGCGGTTCGACGGCACGTGATCCGCATGGCGATCCCCCCGCTGTTCGTGCTCGCCCCGTTCTGGTTGCTTCCCGCATCCCTCTACGTGCACATCGAGATGACCGTGCCGATCTACATCTGGGCGCTCCTGATGGCGCTGGCGTTGAACAAGGTGTGGCGTAGGCACCGTCTGGCCCAGCACGGCCTCGACCCGCGTCTGATCGACGCGGTGAACCGGCAGAAGCAGGCTCGACTGCATGACGACTATGCGCGTCGCTACGGCCCGCGGCCTGAGGAGGCCAAGTGGCAGTCCAACAGCACGCCGTTCTGA
- a CDS encoding alkyl sulfatase dimerization domain-containing protein, with protein MTTLSGRSIDDFEPIHRSRPGADELAGASAREAQQVAPGVWMSPGLTNSYLLTTDDGRIVVNTGMGFESPVHKANFDAVDDGTVRYIIYTQGHADHVGGTDVFREPGTHIVAQANWEMWRDDTDRLLAHRARNTMFAFVDKISATVAGIQERFGQVLPAQAAPDPDIIVEDTLSLELGGRRIELIATPGGETTDSLVVWLPDERICLCGNLFGPVFGHIPNLVTMRGDRYRDALVAVASYERVRQLQPEVLITGHFEPIQGAARINAELIRLRDAVQFLHDETVTAMNAGDDVRDAMAAITLPPELEVGQGYGKVSWNVRAIWENYNGWFHRRSTTELYPVGPESISSDLVELAGSDALVERAGRLLAAGEPLRAIHLGEIVFNADPDNQRARSVLRAAHEVLLGQSTNFWESAWLRKQIGELA; from the coding sequence GTGACCACGTTGTCCGGCAGGAGCATTGACGACTTCGAGCCGATCCATCGCAGTAGGCCCGGCGCCGACGAACTCGCCGGGGCGTCGGCCCGGGAGGCACAGCAGGTCGCGCCGGGGGTCTGGATGTCACCCGGACTCACCAACTCCTACCTGTTGACCACCGACGACGGCCGGATCGTGGTCAACACCGGGATGGGCTTCGAATCCCCGGTGCACAAGGCCAACTTCGACGCCGTCGACGACGGCACGGTGCGCTACATCATCTACACCCAGGGGCATGCCGACCACGTTGGCGGTACGGACGTGTTCCGTGAACCCGGCACTCACATCGTCGCGCAGGCGAACTGGGAGATGTGGCGTGACGACACCGACCGCCTGCTGGCGCACCGTGCGCGAAACACGATGTTCGCCTTCGTCGACAAGATCAGTGCCACCGTCGCCGGCATCCAGGAGCGATTCGGGCAGGTGCTGCCCGCGCAGGCCGCCCCGGACCCCGACATCATCGTCGAGGACACCTTGTCCCTGGAGCTGGGTGGGCGTCGCATCGAGCTGATCGCCACCCCCGGCGGCGAGACCACCGACTCTCTCGTCGTGTGGCTGCCCGATGAGCGGATCTGCCTCTGCGGCAACCTTTTCGGTCCGGTGTTTGGGCACATCCCCAACCTCGTCACCATGCGTGGCGATCGCTATCGCGATGCGCTGGTCGCGGTCGCATCCTACGAGCGTGTCCGCCAGCTGCAGCCCGAGGTGCTCATCACCGGCCACTTCGAACCAATCCAAGGGGCCGCCCGGATCAACGCCGAGTTGATCCGGCTGCGCGATGCGGTCCAATTCCTGCACGACGAGACCGTGACCGCCATGAACGCCGGTGACGACGTCCGCGATGCGATGGCAGCGATCACGCTGCCGCCCGAGCTGGAGGTGGGACAGGGCTACGGCAAGGTCAGCTGGAACGTCAGGGCGATCTGGGAGAACTACAACGGCTGGTTCCATCGCCGGTCCACTACCGAGTTGTATCCCGTCGGGCCCGAGTCCATCAGCTCCGATCTAGTCGAGCTTGCCGGCTCCGACGCACTCGTCGAGCGCGCGGGTCGACTGCTGGCGGCCGGTGAGCCGCTGCGCGCGATTCACCTCGGCGAAATCGTATTCAACGCCGACCCCGACAACCAGCGGGCACGGTCGGTGCTCAGGGCAGCCCACGAAGTGCTGCTGGGGCAAAGCACGAACTTCTGGGAGTCGGCCTGGCTTCGCAAACAGATTGGAGAATTGGCATGA
- a CDS encoding mycofactocin-coupled SDR family oxidoreductase — MARLEGKVALVTGAARGQGRSHALHMAAEGADIIALDICSDIASNPNALGTEADLAETRGLVEGMGRRIVAAQADVRDRSQLRDTLEGAVVELGHLDVIVANAGISAFGPTVPVQGFIDAFDVDFIGVVNTVSAGLPYLPQGSSIVVTGSIAALASQVNRTDGLGLQGPGAVGYGLAKSMLREYTKSLALVLGDQRIRVNAIHPTNVDTDMLHIDAIYRAFRPDLENPTRADAEVGFTYIHAIPVPYVDPSDISHAVVYLASDEARYVTGQQLFVDAGAATKAGL; from the coding sequence ATGGCTCGACTCGAAGGCAAAGTGGCGTTGGTTACCGGCGCAGCGCGGGGGCAGGGCCGCAGTCACGCGCTGCACATGGCCGCGGAGGGGGCTGACATCATCGCCCTCGACATCTGCAGCGACATCGCTTCCAATCCCAACGCTCTTGGGACCGAGGCTGACCTGGCGGAGACCCGAGGTCTGGTCGAGGGCATGGGACGGCGCATCGTCGCCGCTCAAGCCGACGTGCGCGATCGTTCCCAGCTGCGGGACACGCTTGAGGGCGCCGTGGTCGAACTCGGCCACCTCGACGTGATCGTGGCCAACGCCGGAATTTCGGCATTCGGCCCCACGGTCCCCGTGCAGGGCTTCATCGACGCGTTCGACGTGGACTTCATTGGTGTCGTCAACACGGTCAGCGCCGGGCTTCCGTATCTGCCGCAGGGGTCGTCGATCGTGGTGACCGGATCAATTGCGGCACTTGCATCGCAGGTGAACAGGACCGACGGACTGGGACTGCAGGGTCCGGGCGCAGTGGGTTACGGCCTGGCGAAGAGCATGCTGCGCGAATACACGAAGTCGCTTGCCTTGGTGCTGGGCGACCAGCGGATTCGCGTCAACGCGATACATCCCACGAACGTCGACACCGACATGTTGCACATCGACGCCATCTACCGGGCATTTCGTCCGGATCTCGAGAATCCGACGCGTGCGGATGCAGAGGTGGGATTCACGTACATACACGCCATTCCGGTTCCCTATGTCGACCCTTCGGACATCTCACACGCGGTGGTGTATCTGGCCTCTGATGAAGCGCGGTATGTCACCGGACAGCAGTTGTTCGTCGACGCAGGAGCGGCCACCAAGGCGGGGCTGTGA
- a CDS encoding MarR family winged helix-turn-helix transcriptional regulator, with protein MTTVQDLDPLALEQQVCFALAVTNRAVLAVYRPLLEPLGLTHPQYLVMLALWDHQKGAGADKPPMAVKQIADALQLDSATLSPMLKRLEGLGLITRTRSVTDERAVDVRLTDAGMALRTRALEIPPAVVERLGVDLSELAHLREVLTRINVAALSAGALQT; from the coding sequence GTGACCACCGTCCAGGACCTCGACCCCCTCGCGCTTGAGCAGCAGGTCTGCTTCGCGCTTGCGGTCACCAACCGGGCGGTGCTCGCGGTCTACCGGCCGCTGCTCGAACCACTCGGGCTGACCCATCCGCAGTACCTGGTGATGCTCGCACTCTGGGATCACCAGAAGGGTGCGGGAGCGGACAAGCCGCCGATGGCCGTCAAGCAGATCGCCGACGCGCTGCAGCTTGACTCCGCAACACTGTCGCCCATGCTCAAACGGCTCGAGGGGCTGGGCCTCATCACCCGGACCCGCAGCGTCACCGACGAACGCGCCGTCGATGTCAGGCTCACCGATGCGGGCATGGCCCTGCGCACTCGCGCACTCGAGATCCCGCCCGCGGTTGTCGAGCGACTGGGTGTCGACCTGTCCGAGCTTGCGCACTTGCGTGAAGTGCTGACCCGAATCAACGTCGCCGCATTGTCGGCCGGCGCACTGCAGACCTGA
- a CDS encoding class I SAM-dependent methyltransferase, whose protein sequence is MFDLVEHPDGERVDASNLTGVSETALLTLYGRAYQAGHPKAILSDPMAIKLADSIEFDFEKFGRKGQEMALRSLAFDKAASQYLRAHPKATVVALAEGLQTSFWRLSSALPDSQFQWLTIDFEPIIKLRERLLPSSPRIHTLAQSALDYSWMDQVDTSEGVFITAEGLLMYLQPEESMGLITECARRFPGGQMIFDLPPVMVKKFAPKGVRSTRRYRVPPMPFSLKPSELADLANTVPGIRAVHDLPMPAGRGFLFEKVFPAFWQLKLTKQYRGAYTLLEFG, encoded by the coding sequence ATGTTCGATCTGGTGGAACATCCAGACGGCGAAAGAGTCGACGCCAGCAATCTGACCGGGGTTTCCGAGACCGCGTTGCTGACGCTCTACGGCCGCGCCTATCAGGCCGGGCACCCGAAGGCGATCCTCAGCGACCCGATGGCGATCAAGCTTGCCGACTCGATCGAGTTCGACTTCGAAAAGTTCGGGCGCAAGGGCCAGGAGATGGCGTTGCGATCGCTGGCGTTCGACAAGGCGGCGTCGCAGTATCTGAGGGCCCATCCCAAGGCCACGGTCGTCGCACTCGCCGAGGGTCTGCAGACCAGCTTCTGGCGACTGTCCAGTGCACTGCCGGACAGCCAGTTTCAATGGCTGACAATCGATTTCGAACCGATCATCAAACTCCGTGAGCGGCTTCTGCCGTCCTCACCCAGAATTCACACCCTGGCCCAGTCCGCGCTGGACTACTCCTGGATGGACCAGGTCGACACCAGCGAGGGCGTCTTCATCACCGCGGAGGGCCTGCTGATGTATCTGCAGCCCGAGGAGTCGATGGGGCTGATCACCGAATGCGCGCGCCGGTTCCCCGGTGGTCAGATGATCTTCGACCTGCCACCCGTCATGGTGAAGAAGTTCGCGCCGAAAGGCGTGCGATCCACGCGCCGTTACCGCGTGCCGCCCATGCCGTTCAGCCTCAAGCCTTCCGAGCTTGCGGACCTTGCGAACACCGTTCCGGGCATCCGCGCGGTGCACGACCTGCCGATGCCGGCCGGCCGGGGCTTCCTGTTCGAGAAGGTGTTCCCCGCGTTCTGGCAGCTGAAGCTGACCAAGCAGTACCGCGGGGCCTACACGCTGCTCGAATTCGGCTGA
- a CDS encoding RidA family protein, with amino-acid sequence MPITLLNPDGLPQHDIYRQVAVATGTKLVFVAGQVARTAEGERVGEGDLAAQVEQCYENLATALAAAGASFDDVTKLTAYFVEWAPEKMSQWVEGVARASARLGITTAPPLTGIGVAALAEPDLLVEVEAVAVID; translated from the coding sequence ATGCCGATCACACTGCTGAACCCCGACGGGCTGCCCCAACACGACATCTACCGCCAGGTGGCGGTGGCCACCGGAACGAAGTTGGTGTTCGTCGCAGGACAGGTCGCCCGGACGGCCGAGGGTGAGCGGGTCGGTGAAGGTGATCTGGCCGCGCAGGTCGAGCAGTGCTACGAGAATCTGGCGACGGCGCTGGCCGCGGCGGGCGCCTCGTTCGACGACGTCACGAAACTGACTGCCTACTTCGTGGAGTGGGCACCGGAGAAGATGTCTCAGTGGGTCGAAGGGGTGGCGCGGGCGTCTGCGCGACTGGGCATCACGACGGCGCCTCCGCTGACGGGGATCGGAGTGGCCGCGCTGGCCGAACCCGATCTGCTCGTCGAGGTCGAGGCAGTTGCGGTCATCGACTAG
- a CDS encoding PaaI family thioesterase, with protein sequence MAMPTAKVHPVNTPLGRFGVETLVDSPDPFMALMPMAGLTNPLTGRPTLGPLAVLVDYVAGMVNHHRRAPNEWTVSSELAMELTADAHAIITAAPDVPVLGTAHPFGAKGASSLGVCELTHGGTVIGSGSVRSVHIARPEVFDDPHAERAVDDRPRPTDISEIMTVRGVAGERAVLHQAPNSALNNDMGVVHGGVASTGLELVASAALNTNREQPLTTASLRVNFIRQLKCGDDSRYVGTLVRAGRRSGVADAEAISADGSVALTARLTAYC encoded by the coding sequence ATGGCCATGCCGACCGCCAAGGTCCACCCGGTGAACACACCGCTGGGGCGCTTCGGCGTCGAGACCCTGGTGGACAGTCCCGACCCCTTCATGGCATTGATGCCCATGGCCGGCCTGACGAACCCGCTGACCGGTCGACCCACGCTGGGACCCCTGGCGGTTCTCGTCGACTATGTCGCCGGGATGGTGAACCACCACCGACGGGCGCCGAACGAATGGACGGTGTCGAGCGAACTCGCGATGGAACTCACGGCGGATGCTCACGCGATCATCACCGCCGCGCCGGATGTGCCGGTGCTCGGCACGGCACATCCATTCGGCGCCAAGGGCGCCAGCTCGTTGGGGGTCTGCGAACTCACGCACGGCGGCACCGTCATCGGTTCCGGATCGGTCCGGTCGGTGCACATCGCCCGCCCAGAGGTGTTCGACGATCCCCACGCCGAACGAGCCGTCGACGATCGCCCCAGGCCGACCGACATCAGCGAGATCATGACCGTACGCGGCGTCGCTGGTGAACGGGCGGTGCTCCATCAGGCGCCGAACTCCGCGCTCAACAACGACATGGGCGTGGTGCATGGCGGGGTGGCGTCCACGGGGCTGGAACTGGTGGCGTCAGCGGCGTTGAACACCAACCGCGAACAACCCCTCACGACAGCCTCGCTTCGGGTGAACTTCATCCGGCAGCTGAAATGCGGCGACGACTCCCGCTACGTGGGCACGCTGGTACGTGCGGGCCGCCGCAGTGGCGTGGCGGATGCCGAGGCGATCAGCGCCGACGGTTCTGTGGCGTTGACGGCACGCCTCACCGCGTACTGCTGA
- a CDS encoding sugar phosphate isomerase/epimerase family protein has product MSADRLAIEDLSVFGLPPVEFVQVAAALGCSYISTGLTAMPLDSLGYPPFSLRDDAALRRDMRTAMADCGVEISLEEGFLIIPDLDWDAFAVDLDLMHELGAPRINTLGLDPDLDRTFDQFATLAEMAAERGMQTTLEMMPGSVVGNLDTAVNAVKHVARPDFQLLIDTMHIARSGAGADAIRALDPATIGYGQLSDSPVIESMEDYIVAATFERMIPGTGTLPLADLLDALPRNIPIGLEVPLRSQAEAGLGPLDRLRPCVDTARALIPT; this is encoded by the coding sequence GTGAGCGCCGATCGACTCGCCATCGAGGACCTGAGCGTCTTCGGGCTGCCGCCCGTGGAGTTCGTGCAGGTCGCCGCGGCACTCGGCTGCTCCTACATCTCGACGGGTCTGACCGCGATGCCACTGGATTCGCTGGGCTATCCGCCGTTTTCGCTGCGCGACGATGCCGCACTGAGGCGGGATATGCGCACCGCGATGGCGGACTGTGGCGTTGAGATCTCGTTGGAAGAGGGTTTCCTCATCATCCCGGACCTCGACTGGGACGCGTTCGCGGTCGATCTCGACCTCATGCACGAACTGGGTGCGCCGCGGATCAACACTCTCGGACTGGATCCGGACCTTGACCGCACCTTCGACCAGTTCGCCACCCTCGCCGAGATGGCCGCCGAACGCGGTATGCAGACAACTCTGGAGATGATGCCGGGATCCGTTGTGGGCAACCTCGATACGGCAGTCAACGCAGTCAAGCACGTGGCCCGGCCCGACTTTCAACTGCTGATCGACACCATGCACATCGCGCGATCCGGCGCCGGCGCCGACGCCATCCGAGCACTGGATCCCGCGACCATCGGGTATGGACAGCTGAGCGACAGCCCGGTCATCGAGAGCATGGAGGATTACATTGTCGCCGCAACCTTCGAGCGCATGATCCCAGGCACCGGAACTCTGCCCTTGGCAGACCTTCTTGACGCATTGCCCAGAAACATACCCATCGGGCTGGAGGTCCCCCTGCGATCGCAGGCCGAAGCCGGCCTGGGACCGCTCGATCGACTCCGTCCGTGTGTGGACACGGCCCGCGCCCTCATCCCCACGTAG
- a CDS encoding cytochrome C oxidase subunit IV family protein: MTDTTTPVRPDSARTMTWVWLALTVITVGSWWLAPANAEGTVQASTPITALVLALAFIKGRLIIRHFMEVRTAPKWLKLATDAWLATLVVAVFVIYLV, encoded by the coding sequence ATGACCGACACGACAACTCCTGTCCGTCCGGACTCCGCGCGGACCATGACCTGGGTGTGGCTGGCTCTCACAGTGATCACGGTGGGTTCGTGGTGGCTGGCCCCCGCCAACGCAGAGGGCACGGTGCAGGCCAGCACACCGATCACAGCTCTGGTCCTGGCTCTCGCGTTCATCAAGGGCCGCCTGATCATCCGTCACTTCATGGAGGTGCGCACCGCACCCAAGTGGCTCAAACTGGCGACCGATGCCTGGTTGGCGACGTTGGTGGTCGCGGTCTTCGTGATCTACCTCGTCTGA